A single window of Vanessa tameamea isolate UH-Manoa-2023 chromosome 5, ilVanTame1 primary haplotype, whole genome shotgun sequence DNA harbors:
- the LOC113392300 gene encoding YTH domain-containing family protein 3 isoform X2, which produces MSAGVSDQRMKGQGNQVTNVPKEQQLESGGDELAEVSWRHQQQPSYAPPISSAADPYSAAGYYGTTALPYQAFGVGDGTWSTNGTDPMTFLGGYNPHDSYGMDGVFGPSTTPFSTAAFGPASTFNYFPGNGDYSTWGQLGRAKQYDDYYRNDGLYVPDGIKAVETGVQALALGEHNKNDKDRTPELKDVSSGSQPKKMTWASIASQPAKPAPSSQSGGLKKKGPGMPPPPIVPGKHNMDISTWDAGKSAPVVTAPPPPPLQPPPVPAPLPMPQPSPTPAAAPMQRGPPPQHQPPQAWAHAPRAPPPHQPRPSHPVPPLPAQTVVSAPAPATAHPVLEELRVKNEYNPKEFDLSAPLTRFFVIKSYSEDDIHRSIKYEIWCSTEHGNKRLDAAFRDREREGGAVFLFFSVNGSGHFCGMARMISAVDYNSNSNVWSQDKWKGQFRVRWIYVKDVPNVQLRHIKLENNENKPVTNSRDTQEVPHAKGLQVLRIMHSYCHSTSIFDDFIHYERRQEEEDSRKVPHHPQDNNREDHEGGRGYRNYREYRDHRDGRDGREHRDGREPRDHRDVREPRDMRDARDPRDHRDDRDGRDNRDHGYRDRDSGYNRSHHKDRDGSRGRGRARN; this is translated from the exons ATGTCAGCAGGCGTGTCAGATCAG CGGATGAAAGGGCAAGGGAACCAAG tgACAAATGTACCTAAAGAGCAACAGTTAGAGAGTGGTGGTGACGAGTTGGCGGAGGTGTCATGGCGTCACCAGCAGCAACCATCTTATGCACCACCCATCTCGTCAGCAGCCGACCCCTACAGCGCGGCAG GTTATTATGGTACAACAGCACTTCCTTATCAGGCCTTCGGAGTCGGAGATGGAACATGGTCTACCAATGGAACAGATCCAATGACTTTCCTTGGAGGATACAATCCTCATGATTCTTATGGCATGGATG GTGTCTTTGGACCATCAACAACGCCATTTTCGACAGCTGCCTTTGGACCAGCttcaacatttaattatttcccTGGAAATGGTGATTACTCTACTTGGGGTCAATTAGGTCGTGCTAAGCAGTATGATGACTATTATAGAAATGATGGATTGTACGTCCCAGATGGAATTAAGGCCGTTGAAACTGGTGTACAGGCACTCGCGCTCGGCGAGCACAACAAGAACGATAAAGATCGTACTCCGGAACTTAAAGACGTTTCAAGTGGATCGCAACCCAAAAAGATGACATGGGCTTCAATAGCGAGTCAACCGGCGAAACCGGCTCCGTCCTCACAGAGCGGCGGATTGAAGAAGAAGGGGCCTGGAATGCCACCCCCGCCAATCGTGCCAGGGAAACATAACATGGATATTAGTACATGGGATGCTGGTAAGAGCGCTCCGGTAGTGACTGCACCACCTCCGCCACCACTACAACCACCGCCCGTGCCAGCTCCGCTGCCGATGCCGCAGCCTTCACCAACGCCCGCCGCTGCACCTATGCAGCGTGGGCCGCCGCCACAGCATCAGCCGCCCCAAGCGTGGGCTCATGCGCCTCGTGCTCCACCGCCGCATCAGCCTCGCCCTTCTCACCCGGTGCCACCTCTACCCGCTCAGACTGTTGTCAGTGCTCCAGCTCCCGCAACGGCTCACCCTGTCCTAGAAGAATTGCGGGTCAAAAATGAGTATAATCCTAAGGAATTTGACCTTAGCGCGCCTCTTACTCGCTTCTTTGTCATTAAGTCTTATTCAGAAGACGATATACATCgaagtattaaatatgaaatttggtGCAGCACAGAACATGGTAATAAACGGCTAGATGCTGCATTTCGCGATCGCGAACGAGAGGGAGGGGCAGTGTTTCTGTTCTTTTCTGTAAATGGCAGTGGCCATTTCTGCGGAATGGCGCGTATGATTAGTGCCGTCGATTATAATTCCAACTCAAACGTGTGGTCGCAAGACAAGTGGAAGGGACAATTTCGTGTTAGGTGGATTTATGTTAAGGACGTTCCCAATGTTCAGCTCCGTCATATCAAATTAGAGAACAATGAGAATAAACCAGTGACGAATTCTCGCGATACACAAGAAGTCCCGCACGCCAAGGGTCTTCAGGTATTACGTATTATGCATAGTTACTGCCATTCCACCTCTATATTCGATGATTTTATTCACTACGAGCGTCGTCAAGAAGAGGAAGACTCGCGCAAAGTACCTCACCACCCACAGGACAATAATCGCGAAGATCACGAGGGTGGACGTGGTTATCGTAATTATCGAGAATATAGAGACCATCGAGATGGACGAGATGGCCGTGAACATCGCGATGGACGGGAGCCCAGGGATCACCGAGACGTTCGTGAGCCACGTGACATGCGAGATGCTCGCGACCCGCGCGATCACAGGGATGACCGTGACGGACGGGACAATCGCGATCACGGCTACCGCGACCGGGATTCAGGTTATAATAGATCACATCATAAG GACCGTGATGGTTCCCGTGGACGTGGAAGAGCTCGGAATTAA
- the LOC113392300 gene encoding YTH domain-containing family protein 3 isoform X3 has product MSAGVSDQRMKGQGNQVTNVPKEQQLESGGDELAEVSWRHQQQPSYAPPISSAADPYSAAGVFGPSTTPFSTAAFGPASTFNYFPGNGDYSTWGQLGRAKQYDDYYRNDGLYVPDGIKAVETGVQALALGEHNKNDKDRTPELKDVSSGSQPKKMTWASIASQPAKPAPSSQSGGLKKKGPGMPPPPIVPGKHNMDISTWDAGKSAPVVTAPPPPPLQPPPVPAPLPMPQPSPTPAAAPMQRGPPPQHQPPQAWAHAPRAPPPHQPRPSHPVPPLPAQTVVSAPAPATAHPVLEELRVKNEYNPKEFDLSAPLTRFFVIKSYSEDDIHRSIKYEIWCSTEHGNKRLDAAFRDREREGGAVFLFFSVNGSGHFCGMARMISAVDYNSNSNVWSQDKWKGQFRVRWIYVKDVPNVQLRHIKLENNENKPVTNSRDTQEVPHAKGLQVLRIMHSYCHSTSIFDDFIHYERRQEEEDSRKVPHHPQDNNREDHEGGRGYRNYREYRDHRDGRDGREHRDGREPRDHRDVREPRDMRDARDPRDHRDDRDGRDNRDHGYRDRDSGYNRSHHKDRDGSRGRGRARN; this is encoded by the exons ATGTCAGCAGGCGTGTCAGATCAG CGGATGAAAGGGCAAGGGAACCAAG tgACAAATGTACCTAAAGAGCAACAGTTAGAGAGTGGTGGTGACGAGTTGGCGGAGGTGTCATGGCGTCACCAGCAGCAACCATCTTATGCACCACCCATCTCGTCAGCAGCCGACCCCTACAGCGCGGCAG GTGTCTTTGGACCATCAACAACGCCATTTTCGACAGCTGCCTTTGGACCAGCttcaacatttaattatttcccTGGAAATGGTGATTACTCTACTTGGGGTCAATTAGGTCGTGCTAAGCAGTATGATGACTATTATAGAAATGATGGATTGTACGTCCCAGATGGAATTAAGGCCGTTGAAACTGGTGTACAGGCACTCGCGCTCGGCGAGCACAACAAGAACGATAAAGATCGTACTCCGGAACTTAAAGACGTTTCAAGTGGATCGCAACCCAAAAAGATGACATGGGCTTCAATAGCGAGTCAACCGGCGAAACCGGCTCCGTCCTCACAGAGCGGCGGATTGAAGAAGAAGGGGCCTGGAATGCCACCCCCGCCAATCGTGCCAGGGAAACATAACATGGATATTAGTACATGGGATGCTGGTAAGAGCGCTCCGGTAGTGACTGCACCACCTCCGCCACCACTACAACCACCGCCCGTGCCAGCTCCGCTGCCGATGCCGCAGCCTTCACCAACGCCCGCCGCTGCACCTATGCAGCGTGGGCCGCCGCCACAGCATCAGCCGCCCCAAGCGTGGGCTCATGCGCCTCGTGCTCCACCGCCGCATCAGCCTCGCCCTTCTCACCCGGTGCCACCTCTACCCGCTCAGACTGTTGTCAGTGCTCCAGCTCCCGCAACGGCTCACCCTGTCCTAGAAGAATTGCGGGTCAAAAATGAGTATAATCCTAAGGAATTTGACCTTAGCGCGCCTCTTACTCGCTTCTTTGTCATTAAGTCTTATTCAGAAGACGATATACATCgaagtattaaatatgaaatttggtGCAGCACAGAACATGGTAATAAACGGCTAGATGCTGCATTTCGCGATCGCGAACGAGAGGGAGGGGCAGTGTTTCTGTTCTTTTCTGTAAATGGCAGTGGCCATTTCTGCGGAATGGCGCGTATGATTAGTGCCGTCGATTATAATTCCAACTCAAACGTGTGGTCGCAAGACAAGTGGAAGGGACAATTTCGTGTTAGGTGGATTTATGTTAAGGACGTTCCCAATGTTCAGCTCCGTCATATCAAATTAGAGAACAATGAGAATAAACCAGTGACGAATTCTCGCGATACACAAGAAGTCCCGCACGCCAAGGGTCTTCAGGTATTACGTATTATGCATAGTTACTGCCATTCCACCTCTATATTCGATGATTTTATTCACTACGAGCGTCGTCAAGAAGAGGAAGACTCGCGCAAAGTACCTCACCACCCACAGGACAATAATCGCGAAGATCACGAGGGTGGACGTGGTTATCGTAATTATCGAGAATATAGAGACCATCGAGATGGACGAGATGGCCGTGAACATCGCGATGGACGGGAGCCCAGGGATCACCGAGACGTTCGTGAGCCACGTGACATGCGAGATGCTCGCGACCCGCGCGATCACAGGGATGACCGTGACGGACGGGACAATCGCGATCACGGCTACCGCGACCGGGATTCAGGTTATAATAGATCACATCATAAG GACCGTGATGGTTCCCGTGGACGTGGAAGAGCTCGGAATTAA
- the LOC113392322 gene encoding ribonuclease H2 subunit B, which translates to MTTRSKKKALPSEAKDTEVLKNRVENSWILLAKESLLNNSNFNIITLPHPAHGDPTKYCLDDVNHKMYEIVTFSEPYRSWFLEDTVKSDGSFLMMTPINPLFLVLPRLREQCSNRAIPLEDLLAEKGFDKIIDFIVNLDTIADLKGPADLKAYKYNEEKTLIWLESRVRKLAEKLKEKNVHVTSGAVSATFVSSSANNEHVDEEFYLKYANGIISEYLEDDIIEKLEKCFDFKTELIEYIGNKRKSEAEGIETNKRIKHETNDDPEDIKMTLNNSVTEMKKPKTLSAKEKARQKAATGTKTISSFFSKK; encoded by the exons ATGACTACTAGATCAAAAAAGAAAGCATTGCCTAGTGAAGCAAAAGACACAGAAGTTTTAAAAAACCGTGTAGAAAACTCTTGGATTCTTCTTGCAAAGG AATCATTACTCAATAAcagcaattttaatataataacgctTCCTCACCCTGCTCATGGAGATCCCACAAAGTATTGTTTAGATGATGTTAACCATAAGATGTATGAAATCGTAACATTCAGTGAACCATATCGTTCGTGGTTTTTAGAGGATACCGTTAAATCTGATGGCAGTTTCTTAATGATGACACCAATTAATCCATTGTTTTTAG tACTACCTAGATTAAGGGAACAATGTAGCAATAGAGCAATTCCACTGGAAGACTTATTAGCAGAAAaaggttttgataaaataattgatttcattGTTAACCTAGATACAATTGCGGATTTAAAG ggtCCAGCTGACCTAAAGgcatacaaatataatgaagAAAAAACCTTAATCTGGCTAGAAAGTAGAGTACGTAAACTAGCTgaaaaattaaaggaaaaaaatgtaCATGTTACATCAGGTGCTGTCTCTGCAACATTTGTATCTAGCAGTGCTAACAATGAGCATGTTGATGAAG agtttTACCTAAAATATGCTAATGGAATAATATCGGAGTATCTTGAAGATGATATCATTGAAAAATTGGAAAAGTGCTTTGATTTTAAAACtgaattaatagaatatattggtaataaaagaaaatctgaAGCTGAAggtattgaaacaaataaaagaatCAAGCATGAAACCAATGATGACCCAGAAGACATTAAAATGACCTTAAACAATTCAGTAACAGAAATGAAAAAACCAAAAACATTATCAGCAAAGGAAAAGGCAAGGCAAAAGGCTGCCACAGGAACAAAGACAATATCATCTTTTTtcagtaaaaagtaa
- the LOC113392530 gene encoding replication factor C subunit 4, which produces MQAFLKTGKISSADKPSSSGVKSVKKKPPAPWVEKYRPKTIDDIVDQTEVVQVLRECLAGGDLPHLLFYGPPGTGKTSAILAAARQLFGDITRDRVLELNASDERGIQVIRDKVKSFSQLTVSSTRPDGRPCPPYKLVILDEADSMTTAAQAALRRTMEKETRTTRFCLICNYVSRIIPPITSRCSKFRFKPLARENVIKRLRDVCEAEGVDVGDGEILHEAVDTCEGDLRRALTALQCCQRLIGKITSDGLIEVTGLVPQKLTDEYLGIKNYSELEIFVENFLMEAYSASQLLEQLSATVVNAGHLTNKQKCVISEKVAVCSYRLLDGGAEVMQLTDLGCTIIMANNDP; this is translated from the exons aTGCAAGCATTTCTAAAAACTGGTAAAATTTCAAGTGCAGATAAACCTTCTTCATCTGGAGTCAAATCAGTAAAAAAGAAACCTCCAGCGCCATGGGTTGAAAAATA ccGGCCGAAAACAATAGACGACATCGTTGATCAAACAGAGGTTGTTCAAGTTCTTCGCGAGTGCTTGGCGGGAGGAGACCTACCGCACTTGTTGTTCTATGGTCCGCCAGGAACAGGCAAAACGAGTGCAATTCTCGCAGCTGCGCGTCAGCTCTTCGGGGATATTACTCGTGATCGCGTCCTTGAACTTAACGCATCAGATGAACGTGGTATCCAAGTGATAAGAGATAAAGTTAAATCATTTTCACAACTTACAGTCAGCAGTACAAGGCCCGA tGGTAGGCCATGCCCCCCCTACAAGCTGGTAATACTAGATGAAGCGGACTCTATGACGACAGCGGCACAGGCAGCGCTGCGTCGTACCATGGAAAAAGAGACTCGCACAACTCGTTTTTGTCTCATTTGCAACTACGTCTCTAGAATCATACCACCTATTACAAGCAGATGTtctaaatttagatttaaaccACTTGCACGAGAAAATGTTATaaagag ACTACGGGATGTTTGTGAAGCAGAAGGTGTAGATGTAGGCGATGGTGAGATCTTACATGAGGCAGTTGACACATGTGAAGGTGACCTGCGTCGTGCACTCACAGCTTTACAGTGCTGCCAGCGCTTAATTGGAAAGATTACCTCTGATGGATTAATTGAG GTAACAGGGCTTGTACCTCAAAAACTGACCGATGAGTACCTCGGCATCAAAAACTACAGTGAATTAGAGATATTTGTTGAAAA TTTCCTCATGGAAGCATATTCAGCGTCACAGCTCTTGGAACAACTGAGCGCTACCGTGGTGAATGCTGGTCATCTCACTAACAAACAGAAATGCGTTATAAGTGAAAAAGTCGCCGTGTGCTCGTATCGGCTGCTGGATGGCGGCGCGGAAGTCATGCAATTAACCGATTTAGGTTGCACGATAATTATGGCAAATAATGATCCATAA
- the LOC113392300 gene encoding YTH domain-containing family protein 3 isoform X1, with amino-acid sequence MSAGVSDQRMKGQGNQVTNVPKEQQLESGGDELAEVSWRHQQQPSYAPPISSAADPYSAAGYYGTTALPYQAFGVGDGTWSTNGTDPMTFLGGYNPHDSYGMDGSVFGPSTTPFSTAAFGPASTFNYFPGNGDYSTWGQLGRAKQYDDYYRNDGLYVPDGIKAVETGVQALALGEHNKNDKDRTPELKDVSSGSQPKKMTWASIASQPAKPAPSSQSGGLKKKGPGMPPPPIVPGKHNMDISTWDAGKSAPVVTAPPPPPLQPPPVPAPLPMPQPSPTPAAAPMQRGPPPQHQPPQAWAHAPRAPPPHQPRPSHPVPPLPAQTVVSAPAPATAHPVLEELRVKNEYNPKEFDLSAPLTRFFVIKSYSEDDIHRSIKYEIWCSTEHGNKRLDAAFRDREREGGAVFLFFSVNGSGHFCGMARMISAVDYNSNSNVWSQDKWKGQFRVRWIYVKDVPNVQLRHIKLENNENKPVTNSRDTQEVPHAKGLQVLRIMHSYCHSTSIFDDFIHYERRQEEEDSRKVPHHPQDNNREDHEGGRGYRNYREYRDHRDGRDGREHRDGREPRDHRDVREPRDMRDARDPRDHRDDRDGRDNRDHGYRDRDSGYNRSHHKDRDGSRGRGRARN; translated from the exons ATGTCAGCAGGCGTGTCAGATCAG CGGATGAAAGGGCAAGGGAACCAAG tgACAAATGTACCTAAAGAGCAACAGTTAGAGAGTGGTGGTGACGAGTTGGCGGAGGTGTCATGGCGTCACCAGCAGCAACCATCTTATGCACCACCCATCTCGTCAGCAGCCGACCCCTACAGCGCGGCAG GTTATTATGGTACAACAGCACTTCCTTATCAGGCCTTCGGAGTCGGAGATGGAACATGGTCTACCAATGGAACAGATCCAATGACTTTCCTTGGAGGATACAATCCTCATGATTCTTATGGCATGGATGGTA GTGTCTTTGGACCATCAACAACGCCATTTTCGACAGCTGCCTTTGGACCAGCttcaacatttaattatttcccTGGAAATGGTGATTACTCTACTTGGGGTCAATTAGGTCGTGCTAAGCAGTATGATGACTATTATAGAAATGATGGATTGTACGTCCCAGATGGAATTAAGGCCGTTGAAACTGGTGTACAGGCACTCGCGCTCGGCGAGCACAACAAGAACGATAAAGATCGTACTCCGGAACTTAAAGACGTTTCAAGTGGATCGCAACCCAAAAAGATGACATGGGCTTCAATAGCGAGTCAACCGGCGAAACCGGCTCCGTCCTCACAGAGCGGCGGATTGAAGAAGAAGGGGCCTGGAATGCCACCCCCGCCAATCGTGCCAGGGAAACATAACATGGATATTAGTACATGGGATGCTGGTAAGAGCGCTCCGGTAGTGACTGCACCACCTCCGCCACCACTACAACCACCGCCCGTGCCAGCTCCGCTGCCGATGCCGCAGCCTTCACCAACGCCCGCCGCTGCACCTATGCAGCGTGGGCCGCCGCCACAGCATCAGCCGCCCCAAGCGTGGGCTCATGCGCCTCGTGCTCCACCGCCGCATCAGCCTCGCCCTTCTCACCCGGTGCCACCTCTACCCGCTCAGACTGTTGTCAGTGCTCCAGCTCCCGCAACGGCTCACCCTGTCCTAGAAGAATTGCGGGTCAAAAATGAGTATAATCCTAAGGAATTTGACCTTAGCGCGCCTCTTACTCGCTTCTTTGTCATTAAGTCTTATTCAGAAGACGATATACATCgaagtattaaatatgaaatttggtGCAGCACAGAACATGGTAATAAACGGCTAGATGCTGCATTTCGCGATCGCGAACGAGAGGGAGGGGCAGTGTTTCTGTTCTTTTCTGTAAATGGCAGTGGCCATTTCTGCGGAATGGCGCGTATGATTAGTGCCGTCGATTATAATTCCAACTCAAACGTGTGGTCGCAAGACAAGTGGAAGGGACAATTTCGTGTTAGGTGGATTTATGTTAAGGACGTTCCCAATGTTCAGCTCCGTCATATCAAATTAGAGAACAATGAGAATAAACCAGTGACGAATTCTCGCGATACACAAGAAGTCCCGCACGCCAAGGGTCTTCAGGTATTACGTATTATGCATAGTTACTGCCATTCCACCTCTATATTCGATGATTTTATTCACTACGAGCGTCGTCAAGAAGAGGAAGACTCGCGCAAAGTACCTCACCACCCACAGGACAATAATCGCGAAGATCACGAGGGTGGACGTGGTTATCGTAATTATCGAGAATATAGAGACCATCGAGATGGACGAGATGGCCGTGAACATCGCGATGGACGGGAGCCCAGGGATCACCGAGACGTTCGTGAGCCACGTGACATGCGAGATGCTCGCGACCCGCGCGATCACAGGGATGACCGTGACGGACGGGACAATCGCGATCACGGCTACCGCGACCGGGATTCAGGTTATAATAGATCACATCATAAG GACCGTGATGGTTCCCGTGGACGTGGAAGAGCTCGGAATTAA